The segment TTTTAACGCATGAGACAAATGAAACTATATATAGCTACCAGCCTTGATGGCAAAATTGCAAGAGATGACCATGGTTTGGACTGGCTGCCAGAGGAACATGAAGATGATTACGGTTACAATGCGCTTATGAACGCTACAGACGTATTACTGATGGGGTATACCACTTATGACGTCTGTATAGGGCTGGGTGACTGGCCCTACAAAGGCAAAACAACCTATGTATTTACAAGTGATGCTGCAAAACCTGCCACAAACGATGTAATACTGACTACTGAAGACCCGGTAGCTTTTACAAAAAGGTTAAAAGAACAAGCCGGACAAGACATATGGCTGGTAGGTGGCGGAGAGATCAATCGCCTGTTACACGATGCCGGCCTGATAGATGAATATATCATTGCTATCATCCCTGTTGTGTTAGGCAAGGGCATAGAACTCTTCCCGAATATCAAAAGGGAACAGGCATTACAGCTATCAAAACACAAGGTGTATGATAGTGGCCTTGCGCTTATGTATTATCGCCCAAAAGCTACTTAATAAATTTTCATTTAACATAACTTGGGTAATATTTATATGGTAATCAGCATATTATTATTGCAACACAATTTTCTGTACATTTAGCCCGTAAAGACACATTATATGAAATACGCAAAAGCCATATTACTGCTACCTGTTATTTGTGGATTGTTCCTAGCTTTCAGCAATGATGCAATGGCGCAAAAGAAGAAGAAAACCAAAGTTCACAAAACAGCACAGTTGGAGAATACTCACTGGGCATTATATGAAATGAACGGTAAGTCAGTAGAAACCCCTGCCGATTCACGCGAAGTATACATCAAACTGATAGACAAAAAGAGCAAACTGGAAGGTTATTCCGGTTGTAACCTGATAACGGGTACATACGACCTTGGGAAAGAGACTCTTACATTTGAACCGGAAATCACAGAACGTGCCTGTACAGATATGACAACTGAAAAATATGTACTTACCGCACTGAATGATGCTGACAGGTATGAAATAAACGGTCTGCACCTGTTGCTGTTCAAAGGCACGTACCTGCTGGGTATATTCAAGGCAAAATTTTACGACGAGTAAGTAATCACATTACACCTTATAAATAAAGAGGCCTCGTTAATAACGAGGCCTCTTTATTTATATTAACTGCACATTTATTAGATATGAAACTTGATACCTTGTGCCAATGGCAGGTCTTCGCTCCAGTTGATGGTATTGGTCTGGCGGCGCATATAAGCTTTCCAGCTGTCTGAGCCACTTTCCCTGCCACCACCTGTTTCTTTCTCACCACCAAAAGCACCGCCTATCTCAGCGCCGCTCGTGCCAATATTCACATTGGCTATACCGCAGTCGCTGCCTTTATGAGAAAGGAATGTCTCTGCCTGGCGCATATTCAACGTCATAATTGCTGAAGACAAGCCCTGCGGGACACCATTCTGCAATGCGATAGCCTCCTCCATTGTTTTGTACTTCATCAGGTACAGTATAGGTGCAAATGTTTCGTTCTGCACTATTGGCATATCATTGGTAGCCTCGTACACACATGGCTGCACATAGCAACCACTGCCATAGCCACGACCTTTCAGCACACCACCTGGTATTACAGCCTTACCCCCTTGTTCTTTTATCGCCGCTATCGCATCCATGTAGGTCTGTACCGCATCCTTATCTATCAGCGGGCCAACATGGTTCTTTTCGCTAAGAGGTGTACCAATATTCAGTTGCTTGTAAGCATGCAC is part of the Chitinophagales bacterium genome and harbors:
- a CDS encoding META domain-containing protein, producing MKYAKAILLLPVICGLFLAFSNDAMAQKKKKTKVHKTAQLENTHWALYEMNGKSVETPADSREVYIKLIDKKSKLEGYSGCNLITGTYDLGKETLTFEPEITERACTDMTTEKYVLTALNDADRYEINGLHLLLFKGTYLLGIFKAKFYDE
- a CDS encoding dihydrofolate reductase; translation: MRQMKLYIATSLDGKIARDDHGLDWLPEEHEDDYGYNALMNATDVLLMGYTTYDVCIGLGDWPYKGKTTYVFTSDAAKPATNDVILTTEDPVAFTKRLKEQAGQDIWLVGGGEINRLLHDAGLIDEYIIAIIPVVLGKGIELFPNIKREQALQLSKHKVYDSGLALMYYRPKAT